One window of the Trifolium pratense cultivar HEN17-A07 linkage group LG2, ARS_RC_1.1, whole genome shotgun sequence genome contains the following:
- the LOC123910992 gene encoding pentatricopeptide repeat-containing protein At1g62670, mitochondrial-like translates to MNPTPSIVQFCKILTSLVKMKHYPTAISLSNQLQFNGIMPNVVTFNILINCYCHVGHMTFAFSILAKILKLGYQPDVITLNTLIKGLCFNDKVKEALHFHDHVLAHGFHLDQVSYGTLINGLCKIGETRAALQVLRRIEGKLVKPDVVIYSTIIDSLCKDKLLIDAKHLYSEMIVKGISPDVITYTSLIYGFCIVGQLKEAIGLLNEMFVFRKLNGDVYIFSILLDALCKEGNVKEAKNVLAVMVKQGIKPNVVTYTSFLDGYCLVNEVNKAKVIFNTMVQRGVIPNVCCYNVMINGLCKIKMMDEAMNLLKEMQNKKLIPDAVTYNSLIDGLCKSGRISHAWELLDEMQDRGQPANVITYNSLLHALCKNHHVDKAIALVKKIKDKGIQPDIHTYNILMDGLCKQGRFLDAQVIFHDLLIKGYNVNVWTYTIMINGLCLEGLFDEAIVLMSKMEDNGCIPNAITYETIIYALFEKDENDKAEKLLCEMIARGLL, encoded by the coding sequence ATGAATCCAACCCCATCCATTGTACAATTTTGCAAGATTTTAACTTCCCTTGTTAAGATGAAACATTACCCCACTGCTATTTCACTTTCTAACCAATTACAATTCAATGGAATTATGCCTAATGTTGTTACTTTCAATATATTGATCAATTGTTACTGCCACGTCGGTCATATGACTTTTGCCTTTTCTATATTGGCTAAGATTCTCAAGTTGGGTTATCAGCCTGATGTCATAACCTTAAATACTCTTATCAAAGGTCTGTGTTTCAACGATAAGGTGAAAGAAGCTCTGCATTTTCACGACCATGTGCTTGCACATGGATTTCACCTCGATCAAGTTAGCTACGGGACCTTGATCAATGGACTCTGTAAAATTGGAGAAACAAGGGCTGCCTTGCAAGTTCTAAGACGAATCGAAGGGAAATTGGTCAAACCTGATGTGGTAATATACAGCACAATTATTGATAGTTTGTGTAAAGATAAGCTTTTAATAGATGCTAAGCATTTATATTCTGAAATGATTGTAAAGGGCATTTCTCCTGATGTTATTACTTACACTTCTCTGATATATGGATTTTGCATAGTTGGTCAATTAAAAGAAGCAATTGGACTTTTAAATGAAATGTTTGTATTCAGAAAACTCAATGGAGATGTTTATATCTTTAGTATATTGCTCGATGCTTTATGCAAGGAAGGAAATGTCAAAGAAGCTAAAAATGTGTTAGCTGTTATGGTGAAACAAGGTATCAAACCAAATGTTGTTACTTATACTTCATTTCTAGATGGGTATTGCCTAGTTAATGAAGTCAACAAGGCCAAAGTTATATTCAACACCATGGTTCAAAGAGGAGTGATTCCTAATGTTTGTTGCTATAATGTCATGATTAATGGGTTGTGTAAGATTAAAATGATGGATGAAGCCATGAACCTCTTAAAAGAAATGCAAAACAAGAAGCTTATTCCTGATGCAGTAACCTACAATTctcttattgatggtttgtgcaaATCAGGGAGAATCTCTCATGCTTGGGAGCTTCTTGATGAGATGCAAGATAGGGGTCAACCTGCCAATGTAATCACTTACAATTCTTTATTACATGCTTTATGTAAAAACCATCATGTTGATAAGGCAATTGCATTGGTCaagaaaattaaagacaaaGGCATTCAACCAGATATACACACATACAATATACTCATGGATGGACTTTGCAAACAAGGGAGATTTCTGGACGCACAAGTGATTTTTCATGATCTTTTGATTAAAGGCTACAATGTAAATGTTTGGACATATACTATTATGATCAATGGTCTTTGTTTAGAGGGCTTATTTGATGAAGCTATCGTCTTGATGTCAAAAATGGAAGACAATGGTTGTATTCCTAATGCTATAACTTATGAAACCATTATTTATGCTCTCTTTGAGAAGGATGAGAATGATAAAGCAGAGAAACTTCTATGTGAAATGATTGCTAGAGGTTTATTGTAA